The Thermotoga maritima MSB8 region GCCGTAGCTCAACTGGTAGAGCGCCGGTCTCCAAAACCGGTGGTTGCGGGTTCGAGTCCTGCCGGCCCTGCCATTTTTTGATCTGAGGGGGCATCGAGAATGGAGAAACTCCGAAAGTTCTTCAGGGAAGTCATCGCCGAAGCAAAGAAAATTTCCTGGCCCTCCCGAAAGGAGTTGCTCACTTCTTTTGGTGTTGTTCTCGTGATACTCGCTGTTACAAGTGTTTATTTTTTTGTGCTTGATTTCATCTTCTCGGGAGTTGTGAGTGCGATTTTCAAAGCGCTGGGAATAGGATAAGGTGATAGGTGATGAAGAAAAAGTGGTACATAGTCCTTACTATGTCCGGTTACGAGGAAAAGGTTAAAGAAAATATCGAAAAGAAAGTCGAAGCCACCGGGATAAAAAATCTGGTGGGCCGTATTGTTATTCCTGAAGAGGTAGTTTTGGACGCCACCAGCCCTTCCGAGAGGCTCATACTTTCTCCGAAGGCCAAATTACACGTGAACAATGGAAAAGATGTTAACAAAGGGGATTTGATAGCTGAAGAACCTCCTATTTATGCTCGAAGAAGCGGTGTGATCGTTGACGTGAAGAACGTCAGAAAGATTGTTGTGGAAACCATCGATAGGAAGTATACGAAGACGTATTACATTCCCGAGTCTGCGGGAATCGAGCCGGGTTTGAGGGTTGGAACGAAAGTGAAGCAGGGACTGCCGCTTTCGAAAAACGAAGAGTACATCTGTGAACTGGATGGAAAGATCGTTGAGATAGAACGAATGAAAAAAGTGGTCGTTCAGACACCCGATGGTGAGCAGGACGTTTATTACATTCCTTTGGATGTTTTCGACAGGGATAGGATAAAAAAAGGAAAAGAAGTGAAACAGGGGGAAATGCTTGCGGAAGCCAGGAAGTTCTTCGCCAAGGTTTCGGGAAGAGTCGAAGTGGTGGATTATTCAACAAGAAAAGAGATCAGAATCTACAAGACGAAAAGAAGAAAACTCTTCCCGGGTTATGTGTTCGTGGAAATGATCATGAACGATGAGGCCTACAATTTCGTTCGTTCCGTGCCATACGTTATGGGGTTTGTCAGTTCGGGAGGACAACCCGTTCCCGTAAAAGACAGAGAAATGAGACCTATTTTGAGACTCGCGGGCCTCGAAGAGTACGAAGAGAAGAAGAAACCTGTGAAGGTCGAACT contains the following coding sequences:
- the secE gene encoding preprotein translocase subunit SecE, translating into MEKLRKFFREVIAEAKKISWPSRKELLTSFGVVLVILAVTSVYFFVLDFIFSGVVSAIFKALGIG
- the nusG gene encoding transcription termination/antitermination protein NusG; the protein is MKKKWYIVLTMSGYEEKVKENIEKKVEATGIKNLVGRIVIPEEVVLDATSPSERLILSPKAKLHVNNGKDVNKGDLIAEEPPIYARRSGVIVDVKNVRKIVVETIDRKYTKTYYIPESAGIEPGLRVGTKVKQGLPLSKNEEYICELDGKIVEIERMKKVVVQTPDGEQDVYYIPLDVFDRDRIKKGKEVKQGEMLAEARKFFAKVSGRVEVVDYSTRKEIRIYKTKRRKLFPGYVFVEMIMNDEAYNFVRSVPYVMGFVSSGGQPVPVKDREMRPILRLAGLEEYEEKKKPVKVELGFKVGDMVKIISGPFEDFAGVIKEIDPERQELKVNVTIFGRETPVVLHVSEVEKIE